One genomic segment of Stigmatopora argus isolate UIUO_Sarg chromosome 1, RoL_Sarg_1.0, whole genome shotgun sequence includes these proteins:
- the rnf223 gene encoding RING finger protein 223 translates to MEPSLQFWHTQIDPQVQDSAGERQKKMSTAIQLECPICYNTYDNVFKTPKMLECGHTFCLECLSRLMAISPGDLDSNVAGPTSLFCPLCRHGTTLPDGGPPSLPTNHELLHQLPGHQQREEPVWLDGEKLCYKSNGTASESLSVLCVCIDIGAHKSGGARPPTPPQSLGPLHRLADWKRMMLFVVIMVLLVIVVLWPLQCVFSTGNFRCVQMVQQNRTVATAATVAGLNPFNRPVDLTD, encoded by the coding sequence ATGGAGCCGTCTCTGCAGTTTTGGCACACGCAAATCGACCCGCAGGTGCAAGACTCTGCTGGGGAACGGCAAAAGAAGATGTCCACGGCAATCCAGTTGGAGTGCCCCATCTGCTACAACACATACGACAACGTCTTCAAAACGCCCAAGATGTTAGAGTGCGGCCACACCTTCTGCCTGGAGTGCCTCTCCCGCCTCATGGCCATTTCGCCGGGCGACCTCGACAGTAACGTCGCGGGGCCGACGAGCCTTTTTTGCCCTCTCTGTCGCCACGGCACCACTTTGCCTGACGGAGGGCCCCCCTCTCTGCCCACCAACCACGAGTTGCTGCACCAGCTGCCGGGCCACCAGCAGCGGGAGGAGCCCGTGTGGCTGGACGGGGAGAAGTTGTGCTACAAAAGCAACGGGACGGCGTCCGAGAGTCTCTCGGTCTTGTGCGTCTGCATCGACATCGGCGCCCACAAGAGTGGCGGTGCCCGGCCGCCGACCCCGCCTCAGAGTTTGGGTCCGCTGCACCGCTTGGCGGACTGGAAACGAATGATGCTCTTTGTGGTCATCATGGTGCTGCTGGTCATTGTGGTGCTGTGGCCACTGCAGTGCGTATTCAGCACCGGGAACTTCAGATGTGTGCAGATGGTCCAGCAAAACCGCACCGTCGCCACCGCGGCGACGGTGGCCGGATTGAACCCGTTTAACAGGCCTGTGGATCTGACAGACTAG